The genomic DNA AATTCAAACTTATACATCTATTGTAGAATGAAATGCGATGGGCCCAGCAAGGTTCCTTGCAGAGGCTGTCGGCAGGCAGGGCAGCAATGCGTCTTCGAACCCCGCTCGCGTCCCAAATCCATTTCTGTCATTCCGTCCCGTCCTTATTATCCTGGAAGACCAGGGTCACCGGCATCATTTTACCCCTCTGGGCCTCAGCCAGCCCCACCAATAACGTCTCGACCGATGAATCAAGAATACGCCTTTCGGCCGACTAGTCGTGAGATGCCTCCTCCCTCAGCAACCTCGGGAATGAGCTCTTTTTATCCCGGACAACTACACAGAAGaacacctccacctcaatCAGTGCCTTCAGCCGGCCCATCGAGTGTCTATTTCCAgcctcctccgccgccaCCCCAGGTTGTACACCCCCCACCATTTACGGTACCAGTTCAACGGCCGCCACCTTCaccgtcttcttcagatgCACGGCTTCGGGCACTTGAGCGTACAATCGATTCCACGTTAAGACCGCTTGCATGGGTTCCAAGCGCGCTATCGTCTCTTCAACAATCCGTGGCTGAGCTCCGGGCACAAGTTGCTCCACGTCGAGTACTTACAGTGTCTGACACAACTTGGGAACACTACCGTACCCGAGCCTGGCCTTTGACGCCATGGTTGATCGGTTTGAGAGACGGAGTCGGATTGCCCGGGATGGTAGTGGATTTCCTGGGCCGAAGAGCggaggaagttgagaagATGGCAGCCGGCCAGGGGATGGGAAGTACGACGGGtttggaaggggaagcgagaagagaagtTGGAAGATTgattggagaagggaaggaatggggtaaagaagagatgagagcATTGACTGTTCTTGCGTGAGTGGCGTCAGCTTCCGTAGTAAGCTGCTTCTGACTTGTATACGGATAGAACGTGGACAAACGATACCATCTATGCGGGATTGGCTGTGGCACATGGTCGGATGATGGGTCTAGATcgacaaagaagaacgCATGACGATTGGCGTGAATGGATTTATATAGTTATAATGGATAACATGTAAGCGTACACCTTCTTTGCTTGCCCGATCACCCTTCTTACGTCCCTACAGGTGCCATATTCCAGACTTTCTGAAGCCTATCACGGACGAGGGGCTCTCCGCTGTGTGGAGAGATCGCCTCGCTGAGCTGCCGTCGGCAGAGCCGGCCATAAGGGATAGGGATGCAAAATTGCTGGCATGGCTTGAATATTCGGAGCTTCTCGCTGATGGTATGTGGATTCTTTTCTGTCAAATCAAGGAAAACTACTGACTTCTAAATCAGTCTTCCGTTTTCGCATGCCTCCAGCATCGCGAGACCCCGAATACCAAACTCCCTTGGAAGCGCGTGAAAAACGTCTTTTCGATCCCTGGAGAGAGTTTGGGCGGCAATGGGAAGGTTGGGCGAACGCCTTTGGTGCAAGAGCGGATCCGTGTGTtcattccttctccttgtaGGATTGCGTCTCCGTCACTGACTAACGCTTAATCACCCACAGAATTCTGTCGTTGCATTACACTTACGCGGTCCTCTTCACTGTTTCACCTGTTTATTTTGCCGATGCAACTGCATGGGAGGAACTCGCGGCGTCGCCTGACGGTCAACCACTGCTGGAAAAAGGACGAGAAGCAGCTATTGGAGTGATTCAAAGCATTTGTTCTGCCGAAGTAGGCAGGACTTTGCCTTAGTAAGGGATTTTCAGGCGTTAGACTAAACTGACGTCTTTGATTAGCTCGTTCGCTTTGTATCGTCCCCTTCTAGGCCTTGCAgtcttccatctcatctctcttgcGGCGTCTCTCCCAACCATATCCACtgtttcatcctccatgAACGCCATCAAGAGGACTCTTCGTCAAGCATACGACGTACTTAACGCTCAGGTACCTGACCGAGAAGCGCTTCCTGGGCCGAGCGCGGGTATACCAGGAGTGGGGGCGGGAGTCGTCTTGCCAGGAGGTCTGTTGGCGGAGGTCGTAGAGAGTGGGAGAGTGGATGTAGGTAAGAGATGGATAGGTATGGATGTTGGGAGAGAAGCCTGGAGAAGGATAATTGGATGATCTCCAGGCAACACTTGGacagagaaaaaagaaaaaacacATTTAAGGAGGTACACGAATCATGATCATACGACGGACCACACATTGTTTTAACGACTTCTCATTAATCCAATATAATTTTTTGACCTctgagagaggaaggccTTTTGAAAAGTAATGGAAGTACAGAACTAGCGTAATTTGACAGGTTAATTCGTTCATGTCCCTGGTTGAATACCCAGCATCGAATATACCACTTAGCATATGAATCGTTTGGTCTCTTGTCGCCTCTGCTTCAAATGCCCACATAGCGGACTATTAACCCAGACGAAGACGTATAATTGCGGTACTTTCAGACAGGAAATGGCTGTATGCCGAAGATATATGGGCTGTCCGTGAAGTTAACACGCCAAAAACATGAATGATGACGGGAAAAACTgggaaaaacaaaaaaatgAACAGAGTGAGATTCGAACTCACGCGCTTACGCAACGGATTTCAACCCTTATCAGGGAAAGTGTATTCCACTTGAGACCGTCCCCTTAACCGCTCGGGCATCTGTCCTTCCGCCAAAACTTACTTTTTGATTCTTTTCTGACAGCAAGTTTTGTACACTCCACCTGTGTGTTCTATTTACCACAATATTCAGATCGTTCTAGCAGAAGTGAACTCTATGCAGCCCTCATGGCTTTGTGGGTTGCTATTTGAGCCTCTTTGAGTAGGAAAAACTCGCGCGAAATCGCAATTATATATTTGTAAGCCCGCGACTTGAGCCGATGGCCATGCAGGAGACCGGTGCTGGCCTCCACCTGGAAAGTTCTCGGACACGTAGATGGACACCGTGGCGAAGGTATTGGTTTTTGCTTTTGCCACAAATTAGAGAACGTCCACGATCACATCATCTTTTCAACCAGTTCCACTCCTGATTCCTGAACACTCACTGAAATACAACGTCCGCAGGTCGGAAGGAAGATCGAGGCGTCGTTCGCTACGGGAACACGACTCCGCCGTTATGCGTCTCACCGCGAAACTGGCAGTATTCAGTTTGGTCGCTGCAGTATCAGCACAACTAGACGGTTTAgggagcagcagcaaagCTGCTTTTGCTCTCAAACAAAAGCCTGATAGTAGAGTGGCTCGTAATGTGCTAGAGGGCAAATCGGAGGGCTACTGTTCTGTAAGCCCCACTTGTTTCTAGACCAGTATTTGGTTCCAATAGCTGACATAGGTTATCCGTAGCCCTCTGGTCCCATTGAATCAACGCACTGTCTTTATGAGACAGTAGAGTCCCTTAACCAGCAATTGTTCCCAGTTTTACATGAGCTTGTGGAAACACCTTTCTTCAAACATTACAAAGTTGACCTATATAAAGAATGTCCGTTTTGGTACGAAAATGGGTTTTGTATGAACAGAAACTGTGgagttgaagagatggatgaggtGCGTCTTTCCGTGTGGTTTGTTTGGTAGTATGTTGACAGCTTGGGATAGAATGAGATACCCGAAAAATGGCGAGCAAGAGCATTGTCAGAGGTCAAAGTATCATCGGAGGTGAGTAATTACGAGCCTATAAAAACCTGGCTAACGTGATCGACATCAAAAGAGTGACGGTGTGTCCAGCTGCTACTTTAAAGAACAAGATTTCTGTTATGTCGAGGACGATGCGGATGCCAGTACGTTTTTGATCGATTATTATGAGAGTCGTGCATCACATCTAATATCCATTGTAGATGGCCAGTATGTAGACTTAACTCTGAATCCTGAGAGATTTACCGGTTATGCTGGTGACTCTGCTCACAATGTTTGGAGAGCAATCTACGAAGAGAACTGCTTCGGTCTTTCGGAGGCATCCCTTTCCGAAATGTCTAAAGCTTCCGTTGGCATATCGGGTTTGGGAAGCAAGGGGAAAAGTGAGCTGGCGTCTGCTGTGGTAGGAGCTGGAGGTGTAAGCAAGCCGTCAAGAGGCATCAATGCTGCTCCTGGATGGGGCTTCTCCAAGCTGAGCGAAGGATGGGGAACAGAAATGGTAAAGGCACCACTTAACGGGGAGGAGATGTgtgaggaaaagaagatctACTATCGAGTCATCTCTGGTAAGTTACACTTTTCAGAGGTTGTCAACGGTAAACTCATTAGACGCTTGTAGGTCTTCATGCTTCTATTTCTATTCATATTTGCGCCGACTATCTTGATCAAACCACCGGCAAATGGGCGCCTAACCTTGAATGTTTCATCTCTCGTCTTGCTACCCATCCCGAACGCCTGTCCAACGTATATTTCAACGCTGTTCTGCTCCTTCGAGCTGTCGCGAGAGCTGCTCCGTATTTGGAAGCCTACGACATCAGTACATCGCCAGCCGGTCTGCTGAAAGAGGGTGAtaagaaggcaaaggctCGTTTAGGAGAAGTCCTTTCTTTGGCTGGTGGACAGAGTATGGAGAAGGGCTTTGACGAGGCTGATTTCTTTGCTGGTGAAGACTCCGGGGTAAGTGACATCCCTCTCTTGATACAGGTTGGTCCCTAACTTTTGAAATAGATCCTAAAGGAGCAATTCAAATCTCATTTCCGTAATGTTTCACGCATTATGGATTGCGTAGGATGCGATAAATGTCGCTTATGGGGTAAACTTCAAGTCTCTGGTATCGGAACAGCTTTGAAGATCctttttgagcttgacgacAGGGCTCTCGAGTAAGTCCTCTCTCGGTTGTTCCAATAACCTAGCTAATCTTCATGACAGCCCTAAAGTTAACCctgatcttctccaacGCTCCGAAGTCGTTGCTCTTTTCAACACCCTTCATCGTATCAGTGAAAGCTTGGCGTCTGTGGAGCAGTTCAGACAAATCTATGCTGCCACCCAAAAGGCTGAGACCGAAGCTTCCAGAGCCAAAGCTCTAAAATCTGCCCGGAAGAAACACGTCCCTTCTCCAGTGGCCCCGCCGCCAGCGTTTAGCTTGACGAATATGGAACGTATTGGTGCTAGAATATGGGAGAAATTAAAGGGGAATTGTAAAGGGTGTTTAGAAATGTGTCTGCAGACTCTGGAGAGACGGAAGTTAGGAGAATTGGCCACTTCGTTTCGTAGATGGGTCGGAAGTATAGGACAAGATAGAGATCTATGAGGACATTGTTCGTCCATTGTTAGTCATGTCATGAGCTTGTTGCACCTATTTTACTTCATCTTGCATCGTAAATTACGAAGGGGACACAAAATGCCCCATTTCAGATCTAATGAACATTGCTCTAATGCTTAGCTACATTTACAACTGGTTATCCAAGAAACATGTGCAGGTGTATGTCCATCTTATgtctctcatcttcttctcttaaAGTCCCTCTCATCAAGCCTGGCACCTTGTCCCTGGCCAAAGCTACCTCCTCTTACATGTCCTTGGAACGGGCCACTCCCCCCATTGCTATTCCCACTTCCGTTCAATGGTCTCCTTGTTCCTGCTGTACGGGGAAGACCTTGATGGGGTCCACCTCGCATATCTCCTTGGGTTTGCACAGGCGTTTGCACATTAGCGGAGTTATCTGACCCTACAGCATTGGTAGAACCGGCTTTCAACGCCTTTCCGTGGAAACCACCCCTATCTCCGCCAAGGCCCCGATTTAACCTATCTTGTAAGCTGCCTCGTCCGACAGAGGCGGGTTGGCCTCGAGTTGTGGATGCGGCAGAGGGAGTTGTACGGTCTGACACATTTTGTGGAAGTGGACCGAAATGGCTTTTATACGCTTTCAACTCTGAACGGGTTGATTCGACGACAGACAGGTGATGCGATAGGTCGGAGCTACAAGGACGGACGAGcatttgttgttgactTGCAAGCTACGCTATGGGAAACTGAAACTTACTCCAAAGATTCAATGATTGCTTTTGAATCTAAATACTGTTagtaaagaagaagaattcaATACCGCACGACCTACCATCCaaagtcttcttccattcttcctcgtcaccCCTTTGCCCTAACTGAAGCAACATCTCACCcagctcttcattctctaTCACAAGCTGTTTCACTCTTTCAACCActctttccaaatccagACCGCCTGCCCCTACCCTAGTTTGCGCAGTGCCAGATCCTGAAGGCGGTGCAAGGCCTACTGTACTAGGTCCAGAATCACCAGTTGTAGCAGCCATCTCAATATCGATATTGTTCTCTTGTGGAGGCAAAGATGATATGGGCGAAAAGACCGGAGTCGGGGTTTGAGTGATTGATCCTCGTCTGGGTAAAGCTTGTCCCATAAAGGTGTATCGTAACGCATAGTTGTCTCTTGTCAACTCAGCAATGTGTGTCCGAAGTATGCCTAGTAGAGGCAGGAGCGGTGTGGGTATCTCTATAGGCTGGTCAGGTTGGGATATggatgagcttgaggagGGATCGGCAATAGGAATAGTTGGATTGCTATGTGTTGGGAAACGGGCTTTGAGAGCAGAAAGCTCAGCCTGTACGACTTAGCAAGAGCGGGGAGAAACAAAGTACAAGGATCACTAACCGCCAAGGAGTTCCGTTCCTCCTCAAGTTCAAGCACTCGCCGGCACAGTCTAATCTCGTTCTCTGAAGGAGGCGTCTGCTTAGGCCGGATGCTTGCAGACGCCGAAGCCTCAAGCTACATATGGTCAGTTCTTCTTACTAATGGAACATACTGGCGTTGAAGATTGCATACCTCGTATTCGGGCTCTGCAAAAGGTGATCCTGTCAATACGGGTTTCTACGAGATAGCAGCAGGAATGTCCACGGCTTCAGTGGGTAGGACTCACCGTCTTCGTCTCGCAGCAGATCCTCAAAATCCTCGTCCATAATGAAGTATTGATCTGTTGACTATTATACTTATTATACTTGTTAAGATGGAACCATGGGTTACCTTGCAAGCTTGAAAGATGAAGTATGGGCGGAGAAAAGAAATCAACGTTCCACTTGTAGTTCGTTGTGCGAAGTGTCGAACGCGAACCGCGGTGCCCCGCCAAACTAGCAACGACAtcccactcttctccaggCATCACATCTGACTTTTTGACTCTCTGCCTTGATACTAGAGCCGCAGCACCCGTGCAACAGACGAAAACACCTGCAATGTACAATACAATACGTCTGTCTGCCATCAAAATACCTTCAGAACCAGTAGATAAGGAAGTAAGCGTGTAATGGCTGCTGctctcctcgtcttctggAACATCTCTGACTCGCACGCGCCATAGACATTTGATAAACTAACAAGTCTGATTGATCTGCCTGGACGAGAGCGTCTGAAGCGATTTCGGCTACATGACGATGCCCTTCGTGAGCTTCTTTCGTTATATTAGGCTCTAATTATTCGCTGACAAAACATATTGCTATAGGATCGTTAGTGGCTCGGCTCACCGTGACTTGGTATCTGCATACCAACGGACTTTTGCCTCCAGGGGAACTACCTACATTTGGTAGAAAGGCTAAGGGTAAACCTACTCTAGTGTGTAATGTCTCTCACTTCGTGGCAATACCCTGACACCACTTAGTCCACACCCAACCTCGAGCCTCGTCTAGAGTTCAACAACACACACGAAGGCTCCTATATTCTATTTACCACACTCCGTTCACATTCACCTTTAGCATGTGTCGGCATAGATATCATGAAACACCCAGAGGACCCATTTCCAACGCAAGAGGGGATATCCGATCAGCTCACGCTGCTCGAAAAGCAGTCCCTTGCTATGCCCCTGAGTCTCAGAGATCGTTCATTACGACTAACCAAGCTTTGGTCAGTCAAGGAAGC from Cryptococcus neoformans var. neoformans JEC21 chromosome 7 sequence includes the following:
- a CDS encoding expressed protein translates to MDEDFEDLLRDEDEPEYELEASASASIRPKQTPPSENEIRLCRRVLELEEERNSLAAELSALKARFPTHSNPTIPIADPSSSSSISQPDQPIEIPTPLLPLLGILRTHIAELTRDNYALRYTFMGQALPRRGSITQTPTPVFSPISSLPPQENNIDIEMAATTGDSGPSTVGLAPPSGSGTAQTRVGAGGLDLERVVERVKQLVIENEELGEMLLQLGQRGDEEEWKKTLDDSKAIIESLDSDLSHHLSVVESTRSELKAYKSHFGPLPQNVSDRTTPSAASTTRGQPASVGRGSLQDRLNRGLGGDRGGFHGKALKAGSTNAVGSDNSANVQTPVQTQGDMRGGPHQGLPRTAGTRRPLNGSGNSNGGSGPFQGHVRGGSFGQGQGARLDERDFKRRR